Within the Echinicola sp. 20G genome, the region TTTTTTTGTATTGAGTTAGAATATATTTGCATTAGACTTGAAGTGATATTATTACGAAATTTTTCAAAATTCAAAAATTACTAGAGAGAGGATATGCAGCTAAGCTGTTCTTTTAAGGGTTTATACTGTTTGTATTAAGGAAAATATTGATATTGAATGCTTAAACTTATTTAAAATGGATGTTTTAAAACTGTACAACTATACATATCGGCTATATCTATTGCTAACGATCTTGATTTACTGTTTTGTAACATTGGACTTGAAAGCTCAAGATCAACCAGGTCATAATAGGGTTCTAAATATGGCAGATCCTACAGTTTTTTATTATGATGGAATCTATTATTTGTATGGAACATATCGTGCAGATGAGGGTTTTCAGGTGTATGAATCTACTAATTTGAAGGAGTGGAAAGGTCCCTCTGGGAAACTATCCGAGGGGTTTTGTCTGAGAAAGGAGAACGTTTATGGAGATAGGGGCTTTTGGGCTCCTCAGGTTTTTGAAAAGGACGGGATCTTTTATATGGCCTATACAGCCAATGAGCACATTTCAATTGCCAAAAGCAAAAGTCCTTTAGGGCCATTTGAGCAAGAAAGTCAATTACCAATAGGAAGGGAAGCTGAGCGAAAAATTGATCCTTTTATTTACAATGCACCCAATGGAAAAACCTATATGTACTATGTCAAAGTGGCCAATGGAGGAAATAGAATTTATGTTTCAGAAATTACTCCCGATTTTAAAGGTTTAATAGAAGAGAGTACCAAACTTTGCATAGAAGCTACTAACCCTTGGGAAAATTTTGAAGATGCTGAATGGACAGTAACAGAAGGGCCTTCTATTCTTTTTCATAAGGGGCTTTATTATATGGTCTATAGTGCCAATGACTTCCGTAGTCAGCACTATGCAGTCGGCTATGCTGTTAGTGATAGTCCGGATGGTCCATGGAAAAAGTGGCAGCAACCCATTTTGAAAATGGAAGACGTGGGAGTTCCAGGAACAGGTCATGGCGACTTCTTCTTAGGTGAAGACGGAAGGATGTATTATGTTTTTCACACGCATTTTTCAAAAGAACAAGTAGCTCCCAGAAAAACAGCTATAATCCAAGCTGACTTTGTGGAAAATGATAAAGGAGAAATCGTACTTACCATGAATCCGGATACATGGAGGTATTTGGAGGAACAGCGAAAGTAAATTATAGAAGCGACAAGGATAGTATAGATAAAGTCAATAGCATAGCCCCATAAAACATGCTATTGATTGATGAAAATATAGCCTGCAGCCCAGTCCTTATTTCTGTAAAAATATTCTTTGGCGAAAGTGTTAGCTCGGAATAGAAATTACCAAGTGATTGGTCAGGGAATTGTTTGTATACTTTTTCGCGATAAACAAAGTAACTGTCCATTAGCCAAAATAGAATGGTAGGGATAAAGGCGAAAAGTAAATAGTGCAAGTTTGTAGTAGAGGCGGCCAGTACTAATACAATAGAAATGTTGGAAATTGCAATAAGCTTCACAATGATGGAATTCTTTTCCATAATGAGAATACAATTCTTTGAAGAACTTAGATTTTTTTTCATATTCTAAAAGCTTAAAAATGGGAGGTTATGTGTGGTAACCTTGATCCCTTAATTACTAGTCGGTTAATCTGTGTTGATAAATTTAATAGTGGCAATTTTTGGTACAATTGCCATTACCCTTATTCCTTGCGGATCATAAAGGTACCAGTTTAGTAATTACAATAAAATACCATGAATACGGTATTTATCTACAATAAAATGCTGATTAGTTATTTTTAAGGGTAATAAAAGTAGGTTAAAAAAAGTAAATATCAAACAGGTTTAAATAAGTGTTTTTTTTACATTTTTATTTGAACAAAATTTTTTAAAAGGTAATTTAGAACAATGATAGTTACAGGTGATCAGGCTTTTATAGAAAATAGCCACTTTAAAGCTTAAGAAAGAAGATTTAGAGTACACCCAAAATAAAAAACATAAAAAAGGAGAAGGAGTTCGACATGCTAAAATTATATTTTTTTAGTAGAAAAATATTTACAAAGGTGTTGTGGAATAGCCTGATTTATAAATGCTTCTCAGCGCCTTTTGAATTTAATTTTTCATCCGATCAAGGACAAATAAGAAACCCCATATAGCCAATCTTTCATGAAACAATTATTGATTTTATTCCTTTTGTCTCTGACCGTTTGCTGTCGTAAGGCCGATCAGCATAATGGACCACTTATAGCTTTTCCACTGGATGACGTGCAATTATTAGATGGGCCATTCAAAAAAGCCCAGCTCACTGATATGGATTACATCTTATCCATGGAACCAGATAGGCTTTTGTCTCCATATCTCAAAGAAGCAGGTCTGCAACCCAAAGCAAAGAGCTACCCTAACTGGGAAAATACAGGGCTTGATGGCCACATTGGGGGACATTACCTTACAGCTCTATCCTTAATGTATGCTGCTACTGCCAATGAAAAACTTAAAGAG harbors:
- a CDS encoding glycoside hydrolase family 43 protein, whose product is MADPTVFYYDGIYYLYGTYRADEGFQVYESTNLKEWKGPSGKLSEGFCLRKENVYGDRGFWAPQVFEKDGIFYMAYTANEHISIAKSKSPLGPFEQESQLPIGREAERKIDPFIYNAPNGKTYMYYVKVANGGNRIYVSEITPDFKGLIEESTKLCIEATNPWENFEDAEWTVTEGPSILFHKGLYYMVYSANDFRSQHYAVGYAVSDSPDGPWKKWQQPILKMEDVGVPGTGHGDFFLGEDGRMYYVFHTHFSKEQVAPRKTAIIQADFVENDKGEIVLTMNPDTWRYLEEQRK